The Vidua macroura isolate BioBank_ID:100142 chromosome 9, ASM2450914v1, whole genome shotgun sequence genome has a window encoding:
- the LOC128811854 gene encoding uncharacterized protein LOC128811854, translated as MRPRPRAAAAAPQAGSAYLRRRRLRGGFRRFSSGSPPVLLRFSSRSPHAPALSAPWPRRWRRSGGRASPALRSERGRPRGERRRLGSPRLLACLPFAPRSSPSLPFPLLPFAFPSFAFPPLPFPRLPRLLLSALLPPSPSLSARLRSPLPVPSVPPRSVRPSPAAAPAPGPPRPGLGRGELRERLCSKSSQIPAWMGLAAAGARAEQERGSSWWWLENSPWGMLPGAEDTPHPGEAAAICDCSL; from the exons ATGCGG ccccggccccgggcggcggccgcggccccaCAGGCGGGCAGCGCTTACCttcggcggcggcggctccggggggGTTTCCGAAGGTTCTCCTCCGGTTCTCCTCCGGTTCTCCTCCGGTTCTCCTCACGCTCCCCTCACGCTCCCGCCCTCAGCGCTCCATGGCCCCGGCGCtggcggcggagcggcggccgcGCTTCCCCAGCGCTGCGGAGCGAGCGGGGCCGGCCCCGCGGGGAGCGCCGGCGGCTCGGCTCGCCTCGGCTGCTCGCCTGCCTTCCCTTCGCTCCCcgctcctctccttcccttcctttcccgCTCCTTCCCTTCGCCTTCCCTTCCTTTGCCTTTCCGCCCCTTCCTTTCCCTCGCCTTCCCCGCCTGCTCCTCTCcgctctgctccctccttccccttccctcagcGCTCGGCTCCGCTCTCCCCTCCCGGTTCCGTCCGTCCCGCCCCGCTCCGTCCGTCCCTcccccgccgcagccccggccccgggtCCTCCCCGGCCGGGTTTGGGCCGAGGCGAGCTCCGGGAGCGGCTCTGCAGCAAATCCAGCCAAATTCCAGCCTggatggggctggcagcagccggGGCTA gggcagagcaggagagaggaagcAGCTGGTGGTGGTTGGAGAACTCTCCCTGGGGAATGttgcctggagcagaggacaCGCCACACCCGGGGGAAGCCGCAG CGATTTGTGACTGTAGCCTCTGA